From Parasphaerochaeta coccoides DSM 17374, a single genomic window includes:
- a CDS encoding OadG family protein: MTLSQSILTAVFCIAIVFTVLAVLWALIRLFSVIITRVQRPATENVGTGKGKTNVR, from the coding sequence ATGACTCTATCACAAAGTATCCTGACGGCCGTGTTCTGCATAGCTATCGTTTTCACTGTCCTGGCCGTTCTCTGGGCGCTTATCCGGCTGTTCTCAGTGATAATCACGCGTGTTCAGCGCCCTGCGACAGAAAATGTCGGTACGGGAAAAGGAAAAACAAATGTTCGTTGA